One region of Labrus mixtus chromosome 1, fLabMix1.1, whole genome shotgun sequence genomic DNA includes:
- the LOC132979425 gene encoding zinc finger protein 501-like codes for MAGFKDLKELFSRRLLAAVIRDITEERTTSGYEEELHRQRKLLDVILTPEIKLQRTDVQQLLVSKEELPPEQQEWSHILDQEDTKPQHIKEEHEELWSSQEEEQLQGLEEADTAKFPFTPVSVKSEDDEEKPQSSQLHQRQTEQMETGVDGEDCGGAEPERDLDPERRLQPETEVETEDSGEPETDDSDDWKETREDLSELNLTNKKLKTGKRPHSCSECGKRFNRKGNLTKHMLVHTGEKPFSCSVCSKSFTQRGNLTTHMLVHTGEKPFSCSVCSKSFTLRGSLTKHMLVHTGEKPFSCSECGKRFNRTESLTRHMLVHTGEKAFSCSVCSKSFTHRQSQTTHMLVHTGEKAFSCSVCSKSFTQRGNLTKHMLVHTGEKPFSCSVCSKSFTRRQHLTTHMMIHIGEKC; via the exons ATGGCCGGGTTTAAGGATCTTAAAGAGTTATTCAGTCGACGGCTGCTCGCTGCGGTTATCAGAGATAtaacagaagaaagaacaacaaGTGGATACGAAGAGGAGCTCCACCGACAAAGAAAACTGCTGGATGTGATTTTAACTCCTGAAATCAAGCTACAGAGAACAG atgtccagcagctgttggtgagtaaagaagagcttccacctgagcagcaggagtggagccacattctggaccaggaggacactaagccccaacacattaaagaagaacatgaggaactgtggagcagtcaggaggaagaacagcttcaaggactggaggaggctgataccgccaagttccccttcactcctgtctctgtgaagagtgaagatgatgaagagaaacctcagtcctcacagcttcatcagagacaaactgaacagatggaaacaggagttgatggagaggactgtggaggagcagaaccagaaaGGGACTTAGAtccagagagacgtttacaaccagagactgaggtcGAGACTGAAGACTCTGGTGAAcctgagactgatgacagtgatgattggaaagagacaagagaagatctGTCAGAATTAAACTTGACAAATAAGAAACTAAAGACTGGTAAGAGACCACACAGCTGCTCAgagtgtggtaaaaggtttAACCGAAAAGGGAATCTGACaaaacacatgttagttcatacaggagagaaacccttcagctgctctgtttgcagtaaaagctttacccaaagaggaaatttgaccacacacatgttagttcatacaggagagaaacccttcagctgctctgtttgcagtaaaagctttaccctaAGAGGAAGTCTGACaaaacacatgttagttcatacaggagagaaacccttcagctgctctgagtgtggtaaaaggtttAACCGGACAGAGtctctgaccagacacatgttagttcatacaggagagaaagctttcagctgctctgtttgcagtaaaagctttacccataGACAAAGtcagaccacacacatgttagttcatacaggggagaaagccttcagctgctctgtttgcagtaaaagctttacccaaagaggaaatttgacaaaacacatgttagttcatacaggagagaaacccttcagctgctctgtttgcagtaaaagctttacccgaagacaacatctgaccacacacatgatgattcaTATAGGAGAGAAATGCTAA